A genomic window from Camelina sativa cultivar DH55 chromosome 2, Cs, whole genome shotgun sequence includes:
- the LOC104741572 gene encoding probable flavonol synthase 5 has product MEDERKNNTSSSSLPSLCKQLASSTLRGSLELDIPVVDLSVSDEELLVREVTKASEEWGVFQVVNHGIPTELMRQLQVVGKQFFDLPEAEKEAVAKEEDFEGYKRNYLEGIRAWDEHLFHRLSPPSIINYKDWPKNPPQYREVNEEYTRHMKKLTEKILGWLSEGLGLPRVALTQSLGGEMAEYVIRVNYYPPSRESELALGAAVHTDIGAITLLAPNEVPGLQVFKDEQWLDVKYINSAVVVIIGDQLMRMSNGRFKNVVHRATLDKENLRISWPVFVAPRGDLLVGPLPELTGDESPPKFESVVYKDYLHQTIKNWTLDKLPLY; this is encoded by the exons ATGGAGGACGAGAGAAAAAACaacacatcttcttcatctctcccATCTTTGTGTAAGCAGTTGGCGAGCTCAACTCTTCGGGGAAGCCTGGAACTGGACATTCCCGTCGTTGATCTAAGCGTTTCTGATGAAGAGCTTTTGGTGCGTGAGGTGACGAAAGCGAGTGAAGAATGGGGAGTTTTTCAGGTGGTTAACCACGGGATTCCGACCGAGCTGATGCGGCAACTGCAAGTAGTTGGGAAGCAGTTTTTCGACCTCCCGGAGGCAGAAAAGGAAGCCGTGGCGAAAGAGGAAGACTTTGAGGGGTACAAGAGAAACTATCTAGAAGGTATTAGGGCTTGGGACGAACATCTGTTTCACAGACTCTCCCCACCCTCAATCATCAACTATAAAGATTGGCCTAAGAATCCTCCCCAATACAG GGAGGTGAATGAGGAGTACACAAGGCATATGAAGAAGCTAACAGAGAAGATTCTTGGTTGGTTATCAGAGGGATTAGGGTTACCTCGCGTTGCGTTGACGCAAAGTTTAGGTGGTGAAATGGCAGAGTATGTGATTAGGGTTAATTACTATCCACCTTCTCGAGAATCAGAATTAGCCTTAGGAGCCGCGGTGCACACCGATATAGGTGCAATCACACTTCTCGCCCCCAATGAGGTTCCTGGACTTCAAGTCTTCAAGGATGAACAATGGTTGGACGTCAAGTATATCAACTCAGCTGTGGTTGTTATCATCGGCGATCAACTCATG AGGATGAGCAATGGGAGGTTCAAGAACGTGGTTCACAGAGCAACGTTGGATAAGGAGAATTTGAGGATTTCGTGGCCGGTTTTTGTTGCGCCTAGGGGTGATTTGTTGGTCGGACCTTTGCCGGAGCTTACCGGAGACGAGAGTCCTCCTAAATTCGAGAGTGTagtttataaagactatttgcACCAGACAATTAAAAACTGGACGCTCGACAAGCTTCCTCTCTACTGA